From a single Bacillus gobiensis genomic region:
- a CDS encoding DUF3995 domain-containing protein: MEIRAQGLEKKSAPRLWHWSSWIGYAALAWSIVYGIVHLYWLLGGEGYPFIQEEMVMFSAMVTYLPAQAGSIAFVVLCSLGVFFGIAMHKAWGRVVPYWLIMTYAWGLAAVLLLFVPDSSLIMIMAYAFLFKFDFSWLIFNQIICIIGALLWIFAAVSYFRRVRQACTYCGRTENGKAFVLVRWGKWITYIAAFAPIPYACTRIVWAFGVAFGVDSQFFEVNPIAQITSLVFGGICIGGGLLTLGLIQKWGEVFPRWFPFVGGKRVPILLAVIPASIVAIAVTAAGVVFTFTFFAIQLQLMPAEGILLNDIWGTIGPMLLWIPWGTALGLAAISYYYRRRGRCKYCNGSEC, translated from the coding sequence ATGGAAATTCGCGCACAAGGATTGGAGAAAAAATCTGCTCCCCGTCTCTGGCACTGGTCCTCTTGGATAGGATATGCCGCTTTGGCCTGGTCAATCGTATATGGGATCGTGCACTTATACTGGCTGCTGGGAGGAGAAGGATATCCCTTTATCCAGGAAGAAATGGTCATGTTTTCTGCAATGGTGACGTACCTTCCGGCTCAAGCAGGAAGCATCGCTTTTGTTGTTCTTTGTTCTCTTGGCGTTTTCTTTGGAATCGCTATGCATAAAGCCTGGGGAAGAGTGGTGCCTTACTGGTTGATCATGACATATGCATGGGGATTGGCTGCTGTCTTACTCCTTTTTGTCCCTGATAGTAGTTTAATTATGATTATGGCTTATGCTTTCTTATTTAAATTTGATTTCAGCTGGCTAATATTCAATCAAATCATTTGTATTATAGGTGCTTTATTATGGATCTTTGCAGCTGTTTCTTATTTTCGGAGAGTCCGCCAAGCGTGTACTTATTGCGGGCGGACAGAGAATGGAAAAGCATTTGTTCTAGTAAGGTGGGGGAAATGGATCACTTATATCGCTGCATTTGCTCCTATCCCTTATGCTTGTACTCGAATTGTTTGGGCGTTCGGAGTTGCTTTCGGTGTTGACAGTCAGTTCTTTGAGGTGAATCCAATTGCTCAGATAACATCATTGGTCTTTGGCGGAATATGTATAGGCGGCGGCCTCCTTACGCTTGGACTCATTCAGAAATGGGGGGAAGTGTTCCCGCGCTGGTTTCCGTTTGTGGGCGGGAAGAGAGTTCCCATATTGCTGGCCGTTATTCCCGCGTCGATTGTAGCGATTGCGGTAACTGCTGCCGGTGTTGTCTTTACTTTCACTTTTTTTGCGATACAGCTGCAGCTCATGCCAGCTGAAGGAATCTTATTAAACGACATTTGGGGAACGATTGGACCAATGCTTCTATGGATTCCTTGGGGAACTGCCCTTGGCTTAGCGGCTATCTCTTACTATTACCGCCGTCGCGGCCGATGTAAGTATTGCAATGGTTCTGAATGTTGA
- a CDS encoding sensor histidine kinase, giving the protein MNILQSLMTRYLLLILCALVLLPIIPAIYYFPQILFNRSLYDIQEVESALKREAAELDDQPASEIDLRLQAFHNKYPEGEIFWIDKNGKSRFVQDRPVDIPENWTFVDALAFLEENKFEAQTFLQNSDPQATYTISSLIGDDSHQGVIVFRILQVKTNLGNMSLFKDYLFIAFFFIVSGAFLMLSWFFFVSIRKRLVQLQSAMSDMGTEGIPDKVVIRKKDEIGRLQGAFNEMIRQLKSSRESEKKEEQLRKQLIANISHDLRTPLTVIRQHAYSVQMDPSSPKGRESLQIVVNKLGDVDKMINNLLSYTLLTAGKHPINKKDTDILDVLRNSIAEWYPVFEKHGFQVDIDLPEKALIWHVDSLWFRSILDNLFQNVLRHANSGKYIGIKTVERNGSTFIAIKDKGEGFEHESEAKGAGIGLSIVSLMTKEMGLVWEVAASSDGTCIYLGREKLNKT; this is encoded by the coding sequence ATGAATATCCTGCAATCATTAATGACCAGATATTTGCTCCTAATCCTATGCGCTTTAGTGCTTTTGCCTATCATTCCAGCAATTTATTATTTTCCGCAAATTTTGTTCAATCGCTCGCTATACGATATACAAGAAGTAGAGAGTGCGTTGAAACGGGAGGCTGCTGAATTAGACGATCAGCCAGCGAGTGAGATTGATCTTCGTCTTCAGGCGTTTCATAACAAGTATCCTGAAGGAGAGATTTTTTGGATCGATAAAAATGGGAAATCCAGATTTGTTCAGGATCGGCCGGTAGACATTCCGGAAAATTGGACATTTGTTGATGCTCTTGCATTTTTGGAAGAGAACAAATTCGAAGCCCAAACTTTTTTACAAAATAGCGATCCTCAAGCTACGTATACAATTTCGTCATTAATCGGAGATGACTCTCATCAGGGAGTCATCGTCTTTCGGATTTTACAAGTGAAGACAAACCTCGGCAATATGTCATTATTTAAGGACTACTTATTTATCGCCTTTTTCTTTATTGTCAGCGGGGCTTTTTTGATGCTTTCTTGGTTCTTTTTTGTAAGCATACGCAAAAGGCTCGTCCAGCTCCAGTCTGCAATGTCTGATATGGGAACTGAAGGCATCCCTGATAAGGTCGTGATTAGAAAAAAAGATGAGATTGGCAGACTGCAAGGAGCATTTAACGAGATGATCAGGCAATTAAAGTCCAGTCGGGAAAGTGAGAAGAAGGAAGAGCAGCTTAGAAAGCAGCTGATCGCCAATATCTCCCACGATTTGCGTACGCCTTTAACAGTGATCAGGCAGCATGCGTATTCAGTACAAATGGATCCGTCATCTCCAAAAGGGAGAGAATCTCTACAAATTGTTGTGAACAAGCTGGGTGACGTCGACAAAATGATCAACAACCTTCTTTCCTATACACTGCTTACTGCTGGAAAGCATCCCATTAATAAGAAAGACACCGATATATTAGACGTGCTCCGCAATTCGATAGCGGAATGGTATCCGGTTTTTGAAAAGCACGGATTTCAAGTGGATATTGATTTGCCGGAAAAAGCGTTGATATGGCACGTAGACTCTTTATGGTTCCGGAGCATTTTGGATAATTTGTTTCAAAATGTACTTCGTCATGCGAATTCTGGCAAATATATTGGAATCAAAACAGTTGAGCGAAATGGTTCTACTTTCATTGCTATAAAGGATAAGGGAGAAGGCTTTGAGCATGAATCTGAAGCTAAGGGTGCGGGTATCGGCCTTTCGATCGTGTCACTGATGACAAAGGAAATGGGGTTAGTATGGGAAGTGGCTGCTTCTTCAGATGGAACGTGTATTTATTTGGGGAGGGAAAAGTTAAACAAAACTTAA
- a CDS encoding response regulator transcription factor: MGLTILHIEDDQEIGSWVSEFLNDCGYEVIWITSGYDSMKHMERVDLVILDIMLPGLDGYTVGQRLKQKYPKTPILMLTARTSMEDKLQGLAFADDYMTKPYHPDELAARIQVLLRRFGVVSTEIIQLMHLRVDQNANRILNTVSNEEIVLTGKQFHIFMYLLNHLDQILTKKQIYEAVWGDSYIEGDKTLMVHIRHLREKIELDSSKPQIIETIRGIGYRMRP, translated from the coding sequence ATGGGTCTGACCATTTTACATATCGAAGACGATCAAGAAATAGGTTCTTGGGTGAGCGAATTTTTAAACGACTGCGGCTACGAAGTCATCTGGATTACCTCAGGATATGATTCTATGAAGCATATGGAGCGAGTCGATCTTGTTATTTTGGACATTATGCTTCCTGGACTGGACGGATATACGGTTGGCCAGCGTCTGAAGCAAAAGTATCCGAAAACGCCGATCCTCATGCTGACAGCGAGAACGTCAATGGAGGATAAATTGCAAGGGCTCGCCTTTGCCGATGATTATATGACAAAACCGTATCATCCTGACGAGCTAGCTGCCCGGATTCAAGTGCTGTTAAGGCGCTTTGGGGTTGTTTCTACGGAAATAATACAGCTCATGCACCTCCGTGTTGATCAGAATGCGAACCGCATACTTAACACAGTTTCCAACGAAGAAATCGTGTTGACGGGCAAGCAATTTCATATTTTTATGTATTTGTTAAACCACCTAGATCAAATCTTAACGAAAAAACAAATCTACGAAGCGGTGTGGGGAGATTCCTACATAGAGGGGGACAAAACGCTGATGGTCCACATTCGCCATTTACGCGAAAAAATTGAGCTCGATTCCAGCAAACCGCAAATCATCGAAACGATTCGCGGCATTGGATATCGGATGAGACCATGA
- a CDS encoding metal-sensing transcriptional repressor → MSVNLESIDHMIEIDQCCSSDGERKSHHSDKVKNNLVTRLNRIEGQIRGIKGLIEKDTYCDDVYLYHKCKTSKQKRKAPNPFLIFIDLKDIKDHTFSPNMYDPYLLFTQNKF, encoded by the coding sequence ATGTCAGTTAATTTAGAAAGCATTGATCATATGATTGAAATCGATCAATGCTGTTCATCAGATGGTGAAAGAAAAAGTCATCATTCAGATAAAGTGAAAAACAATTTAGTAACAAGATTAAATCGAATTGAAGGGCAAATTCGCGGGATAAAAGGATTAATTGAAAAAGATACGTATTGTGATGATGTCTACCTCTACCACAAATGTAAAACATCAAAACAAAAAAGGAAAGCTCCGAATCCCTTCCTAATTTTCATTGATCTAAAAGATATAAAAGATCATACATTTAGCCCTAATATGTATGATCCTTATTTGTTATTCACGCAAAATAAGTTTTAA
- a CDS encoding YdhK family protein — MLKKQVILSLIATLFLILGACANANDENTKNNEHAEHGEKTEDIEGMDHDNMNHSSSGEVPEGLKEAENPTYKVGSHAIIETDHMAGMKGAEATIVGAYDTTVYTISYTPTTGGDRVENHKWVIHEELQDAGEAPLKPGTNVKVNADHMEGMDGATAEIDSAEKTTVYMVDFTQTNGGEEVKNHKWVTEGELSPK, encoded by the coding sequence ATGCTGAAAAAACAGGTTATATTGTCTTTAATTGCAACTCTTTTCTTAATACTTGGTGCCTGCGCCAACGCTAATGATGAAAACACAAAAAACAATGAACACGCAGAACATGGGGAAAAAACGGAAGACATAGAAGGCATGGATCATGATAATATGAACCATTCTAGCTCAGGTGAAGTTCCTGAAGGTTTAAAAGAAGCAGAAAATCCAACCTATAAAGTTGGAAGTCATGCAATTATCGAAACAGATCACATGGCAGGTATGAAGGGTGCTGAGGCAACGATTGTAGGTGCATATGATACGACCGTTTATACGATTTCGTATACTCCGACAACTGGCGGAGACAGAGTGGAAAATCATAAATGGGTGATTCATGAAGAGTTACAAGATGCTGGTGAGGCACCATTAAAGCCTGGAACAAATGTTAAAGTAAATGCAGACCATATGGAAGGTATGGATGGCGCAACTGCTGAAATTGATTCTGCCGAAAAAACGACTGTATATATGGTTGATTTCACTCAGACAAATGGTGGCGAAGAAGTGAAAAATCATAAATGGGTCACAGAAGGTGAGCTATCGCCTAAATAA
- a CDS encoding four-helix bundle copper-binding protein: MPHEQYQKLLQTLHECMTECNHCFDACLKEEDMKMMSECIRLDRECAEICGYLEQAIARGTPFVSELASVCAAVCEACGNECKKHDHDHCQKCAETCFKCADHCKEVA, translated from the coding sequence ATGCCACATGAACAGTATCAAAAGCTTCTTCAAACGTTACATGAATGTATGACGGAATGTAATCATTGTTTTGATGCATGTTTAAAAGAGGAAGATATGAAAATGATGTCTGAATGCATTCGGTTAGATAGGGAATGTGCTGAGATTTGTGGTTATCTAGAACAGGCAATCGCACGAGGAACCCCATTTGTTTCTGAATTAGCTTCTGTTTGTGCTGCGGTTTGTGAAGCCTGTGGAAATGAATGTAAAAAACATGATCATGATCACTGTCAAAAATGTGCTGAAACCTGCTTTAAATGCGCAGATCACTGCAAAGAAGTAGCTTAG
- a CDS encoding class I SAM-dependent methyltransferase, whose product MRIIGNATQLMLEAAQIRLGSRVLDIAAGTGDQSLMAAQVVGSAGYVLSTDISSSMIKVATEVIRQEGLTNVETKVMDAQNIDLVPDSFDSAISRHGLMFIPDLQKALTRINRVLRTGGKFAALVWSKAENNPVLGLPISIFYRYTGIPLPKPGSPGVFALSDPYALSDAFRSAGFHEVRVQAVPHVHRASSAEEFVSARANATSGPLGEAFSWLSEADRKKAKLEIVQALRKFDGDNGFEGPGESLLVVGSK is encoded by the coding sequence ATGCGAATAATTGGAAACGCAACGCAACTGATGCTCGAAGCCGCTCAAATTAGGTTAGGCAGCAGGGTGCTCGACATTGCAGCAGGTACTGGGGATCAAAGCCTTATGGCTGCACAAGTTGTCGGGTCGGCAGGATATGTTCTCTCGACAGATATCTCATCCAGCATGATCAAGGTGGCAACTGAGGTTATACGACAGGAAGGGTTAACCAACGTTGAGACCAAAGTCATGGATGCCCAGAACATCGATCTGGTACCTGATTCATTCGATTCGGCCATTTCGCGTCACGGTTTGATGTTTATCCCTGATCTTCAAAAGGCTTTGACCAGAATTAACAGAGTTCTCCGAACGGGCGGCAAGTTTGCGGCATTGGTCTGGTCAAAAGCGGAGAACAATCCGGTGCTTGGATTGCCCATATCTATTTTTTATCGATATACGGGGATTCCACTTCCGAAGCCTGGAAGTCCAGGGGTGTTCGCTCTCAGCGATCCCTATGCTCTTTCAGATGCTTTTCGGTCCGCAGGTTTTCATGAAGTAAGGGTTCAAGCTGTTCCACATGTTCATCGCGCATCCTCAGCGGAAGAATTTGTAAGCGCTCGTGCGAATGCTACGTCCGGTCCTCTTGGAGAGGCATTCAGTTGGTTAAGCGAAGCTGATCGTAAAAAGGCGAAATTGGAAATCGTGCAAGCTCTTCGGAAATTCGACGGAGATAACGGCTTTGAAGGACCAGGTGAATCGCTGCTTGTGGTTGGGAGTAAATGA
- a CDS encoding M56 family metallopeptidase yields the protein MKRNTFLKLFAATVFIEASFFITAIVSTNAAINTMLDWMISCCRFVFQNHRIPLTFFIFSFLILIVRTLFVGRTLRILRRTHKLISSLRFRVVEWNNPIIDKFSNSKRVPVDVVYTTEPYALAYGLFRPRILLSHSLIEIMDERELLAILEHEYYHCTQKDPIKILFAYGASCSLFFLPVIKHLRDRYFLEKELDADQYAIQSIGEKALASGLYKLLQFNFEKLPNTATVGLNNSIDARIEAIVNGNSAKEKISTKAWILSFANLTVITVLIAALLTSLSHVQV from the coding sequence ATGAAACGTAATACGTTTCTTAAGCTGTTTGCTGCTACTGTTTTTATCGAGGCAAGCTTCTTTATTACTGCGATCGTTTCGACGAATGCGGCGATCAACACCATGTTGGATTGGATGATCTCATGCTGCAGATTCGTTTTTCAAAACCATCGGATTCCGTTGACCTTCTTTATTTTCTCGTTCCTCATTTTGATCGTACGTACTCTTTTTGTTGGGCGAACATTGCGGATTCTGCGAAGAACTCATAAATTGATTTCTTCTTTGCGATTCCGAGTTGTCGAATGGAACAATCCCATTATTGATAAATTTAGCAATAGCAAACGAGTCCCGGTAGATGTGGTGTATACCACCGAACCCTATGCTTTGGCTTACGGTTTGTTTCGCCCCCGCATCCTGCTCAGCCATTCTTTGATTGAGATCATGGACGAACGGGAACTTCTAGCCATTTTAGAACACGAGTATTATCACTGTACACAAAAAGATCCGATCAAAATTTTGTTTGCCTACGGAGCAAGCTGTTCTTTGTTCTTTTTACCTGTAATCAAGCATCTGCGTGATCGCTACTTTTTGGAGAAAGAGCTTGATGCGGATCAATACGCGATTCAATCTATTGGCGAAAAAGCCCTTGCTTCTGGTTTGTACAAGTTATTGCAGTTTAATTTTGAGAAGCTGCCGAATACTGCAACGGTTGGGCTAAACAATTCGATTGATGCCCGTATTGAAGCAATAGTAAATGGAAATTCTGCGAAAGAAAAAATATCGACGAAGGCATGGATTCTTTCCTTTGCCAATCTTACTGTTATTACTGTTCTTATTGCTGCCTTATTAACCTCCTTATCGCATGTTCAAGTGTAA
- a CDS encoding BlaI/MecI/CopY family transcriptional regulator — translation MQKNHLSILSKLLGPLELQIMKIIWERGEASVQEVLNDLNKENDYAYTTIMTIMSRLVDKEILHRIKSGRFYVYKPAYGPEEFIERMSSQAVIELLDDYGDAAIAQFVGNVSTNREQLVKLKHFIEKLDQGEGEKDET, via the coding sequence TTGCAGAAAAATCACTTATCTATTTTATCTAAATTGCTCGGACCGCTGGAGCTTCAGATTATGAAAATCATTTGGGAGCGTGGTGAAGCTTCAGTGCAAGAGGTTCTTAACGATTTAAACAAAGAAAATGATTATGCCTATACGACCATTATGACAATCATGAGCCGGTTGGTTGACAAAGAGATTCTGCATCGAATAAAGTCCGGACGGTTTTATGTTTATAAACCGGCATATGGTCCGGAAGAATTTATTGAGCGCATGTCATCACAAGCTGTTATAGAGCTGCTCGATGATTACGGGGATGCCGCTATCGCCCAGTTCGTCGGGAATGTTAGCACAAACCGGGAGCAGCTGGTTAAGTTAAAGCATTTCATTGAAAAGCTGGATCAGGGGGAAGGGGAAAAGGATGAAACGTAA
- a CDS encoding DUF1259 domain-containing protein: MLWGKRKDLCQKYAEILGGMGSLDENDVCLVQKFRNLDFTILGRPTKSPLVVPQFFSFEDVDSRGRALNLGETVLLQEEVNPLLTELRKRDIIVTAIHNHWLFEEPRAMYMHFESVEPPLDFARKVREAFKVLEA, from the coding sequence ATGTTGTGGGGAAAACGCAAAGACCTCTGTCAGAAATATGCCGAGATTCTCGGGGGAATGGGTAGTTTAGATGAAAATGATGTTTGTCTTGTGCAAAAGTTTAGAAACCTAGATTTTACTATTCTTGGAAGACCCACTAAATCTCCATTGGTCGTTCCGCAATTTTTTTCTTTTGAAGATGTCGATAGTAGAGGAAGAGCTTTGAATTTAGGTGAAACAGTGCTATTACAGGAAGAAGTCAATCCCTTATTAACTGAACTTAGAAAACGAGATATTATTGTAACAGCAATTCATAACCATTGGTTATTCGAAGAACCACGAGCAATGTATATGCACTTTGAATCAGTTGAACCACCATTGGATTTTGCTAGGAAAGTAAGAGAAGCATTTAAAGTTTTGGAAGCATAA
- a CDS encoding cupin domain-containing protein produces MYYVPYMYPYPYCVNTSMYNYGRQPVYWTIPNGKEHAKRFGLLQSSKGRDKIELKDYGPEPFAVNINEATKQNSTYRTALWTGNHLQVTLMSLNVGEDIGLEIHHSVDQFLRIEQGQGVVQMGKSKDKLNFKRKVYDDSAIMIPAGTWHNVTNTGNLPLKLYSIYAPPHHPHGTVHVTKADAVAAE; encoded by the coding sequence ATGTACTATGTTCCTTATATGTATCCATATCCTTATTGTGTTAACACATCAATGTATAACTATGGAAGACAGCCTGTTTATTGGACTATTCCTAATGGGAAAGAACATGCTAAACGATTTGGTTTATTACAATCATCAAAGGGAAGAGATAAAATTGAGTTAAAAGATTATGGACCAGAACCCTTTGCAGTTAATATCAATGAGGCTACGAAGCAAAACAGTACGTATCGTACAGCTTTATGGACAGGAAATCATTTGCAAGTTACATTAATGAGTCTCAATGTTGGTGAAGATATCGGTTTGGAAATTCACCATAGCGTTGATCAATTCTTACGTATTGAACAAGGTCAAGGGGTTGTTCAAATGGGTAAGAGTAAAGATAAATTAAACTTTAAAAGAAAAGTCTATGATGACTCTGCCATTATGATACCTGCTGGAACATGGCACAATGTAACCAATACAGGTAATTTACCGCTAAAACTTTACTCGATATATGCACCTCCACACCATCCACATGGTACTGTACATGTAACAAAAGCCGATGCCGTGGCAGCTGAATAA
- a CDS encoding AAA family ATPase, with the protein MTNNNNEITSESKNERGIFLITGIMAAGKSTIAQLLSERLEKSVHVRGDLFRKMIVNGGVGMSDTPSIEALEQLRLRYKLAAKVSDEYYQSGFNVVLQDVIIGPMLQDIVEYIQHRPLYVIVLTPRPEIVAAREASRPKKGYGAMDISSLESVLQSETPRIGMWIDSSNLTPEETVDEILRRVFTEAKIQ; encoded by the coding sequence ATGACAAACAATAATAATGAGATTACTAGTGAAAGTAAAAATGAGAGGGGCATTTTTTTAATCACTGGGATAATGGCAGCAGGTAAATCTACAATTGCTCAACTCCTTTCAGAACGTTTGGAAAAGAGTGTCCATGTTCGTGGAGATTTGTTTAGAAAAATGATAGTAAATGGTGGAGTCGGAATGTCAGACACCCCTTCAATTGAAGCATTAGAGCAATTAAGACTTCGTTATAAACTCGCAGCTAAAGTCTCTGATGAGTATTATCAATCAGGATTTAATGTGGTTTTACAGGATGTAATTATTGGACCTATGCTACAGGATATTGTTGAATATATTCAACATCGACCCCTGTATGTAATTGTGTTAACACCCCGTCCTGAAATTGTGGCTGCTAGGGAAGCATCTCGACCGAAAAAAGGGTATGGTGCAATGGATATCTCTTCTCTTGAAAGTGTCTTGCAATCAGAAACCCCAAGGATAGGTATGTGGATTGATTCATCAAATTTAACACCAGAAGAGACAGTTGATGAAATTCTAAGAAGAGTTTTTACAGAAGCGAAAATTCAATAG
- a CDS encoding tetratricopeptide repeat protein, producing MAELEDQIQFAELLSQGVKSLKLHPDYKISRKKSENVSVGQSYVDKIAYQIGVSSNTIKSWIGQMGPKYVPGRIDDGKLFGMIWIIMKSDMDIQWFIRLLETTSLPVLKPALPVWVASCLKKAKMLRKDGSFGAPLDEEIEHVIRRLFHDIPDSKKIALTDHPMTHNLPTRWSGVFIGRRFDLEAIRQWLLSPSPVCLITGWAGMGKTTTALEAAYACVRDSHGDSVRVDADWPIFNCIIWVSADWKGLTFSDFLNTIAYQLGRMEQIDTSINEKRFVVRNALANYSREERVLLVIDSIDTAESEIREFITNLPQGVKVILTSRENLNQTYRDAFREMVTIQLKGLEIAEALDFLSHEVRRHLQTCNSPNKREKIKQLLNISPEIQHQLILATAGNPKAIALSIAYILDDDIPAEQLIQELGKAGYSLLELFEFLFGRTWQRCNEDTRRLWQVLCFFSKPPDEESWATAAGLDVRNFHYAVEQMRAYTLIQPERIEGDLQYLGHQTVVAYGEQHLSENQEFEKEARSRWGRYYVEYLETHLKRKQLNSEYWSYLLGRDLDQMKKEWPNILKVIKWASQTGEKELLIELVTRVSHFLSRVNLPLRIEYGMKAAECANQLENHPLEALFRIDTAGWALMEVNDLDGALQQIETGLKVLEGLTTDHKDVNDLKVWGLALKARLYLKASCLKKAEAILEEIIDTPASPLIQHRVLLVRGDLCFLRRNYEEAIQLYKTANEISKIYGGEKTIEAYFNLGVAYVHCDEFEEAVSSFHNILYDKNKANQIELIYYHYGMAQLLSRKRDHAKALQSIEKAINLIDSWEPTISIRKEVERFSKLIKEL from the coding sequence ATGGCTGAACTAGAAGATCAGATACAATTTGCGGAGCTGTTATCGCAGGGGGTTAAGTCACTAAAACTCCATCCTGATTATAAGATTAGCAGAAAGAAAAGTGAAAATGTTTCTGTGGGGCAGTCTTATGTAGATAAAATCGCTTACCAGATTGGGGTCTCGTCTAACACAATTAAAAGCTGGATAGGACAAATGGGTCCGAAATATGTTCCTGGCCGGATTGATGACGGGAAGCTTTTCGGTATGATTTGGATCATTATGAAAAGTGACATGGATATACAGTGGTTTATTAGATTACTAGAGACGACTTCCCTCCCTGTGCTCAAACCTGCATTACCTGTATGGGTAGCTTCATGTCTGAAAAAAGCAAAAATGCTCAGAAAAGACGGGTCATTCGGCGCACCTCTTGATGAAGAGATTGAACACGTAATTAGACGATTGTTTCATGATATACCAGATAGCAAAAAAATTGCGCTTACTGACCATCCAATGACGCATAACTTGCCAACACGCTGGTCAGGGGTCTTTATCGGACGGAGATTTGACTTGGAAGCGATTCGGCAATGGCTGCTGTCTCCTTCACCGGTATGTTTAATTACCGGATGGGCCGGTATGGGGAAAACGACGACAGCTCTTGAAGCAGCATATGCATGTGTGAGGGATTCCCATGGAGATTCTGTTCGTGTCGACGCAGACTGGCCAATATTTAACTGCATCATCTGGGTCAGTGCTGATTGGAAAGGGTTAACCTTTAGTGATTTCCTGAATACAATCGCTTATCAGCTCGGACGAATGGAACAAATCGATACATCGATTAATGAAAAACGTTTTGTTGTCCGCAACGCGTTGGCAAACTATTCTAGGGAAGAACGGGTGCTGCTTGTTATAGACAGCATTGATACGGCGGAAAGTGAAATTCGCGAATTCATTACCAACCTGCCTCAAGGTGTAAAAGTCATCCTGACATCTCGCGAGAACTTGAATCAAACATATCGGGATGCCTTTCGGGAAATGGTTACGATTCAGCTGAAGGGCCTTGAAATAGCTGAAGCGCTTGATTTTCTTTCTCATGAAGTTCGTCGTCATTTACAAACATGTAATTCACCGAATAAACGAGAAAAGATCAAACAATTATTGAATATATCCCCAGAAATCCAGCACCAGTTAATTTTGGCGACAGCGGGAAACCCTAAAGCGATTGCTCTTAGCATAGCCTATATTTTAGATGATGACATTCCTGCGGAGCAACTGATTCAGGAACTTGGGAAAGCCGGCTACTCCCTCTTGGAATTGTTTGAATTCCTCTTTGGCCGTACATGGCAGCGATGCAACGAAGATACCCGGCGTTTATGGCAGGTGCTATGCTTTTTCAGCAAACCTCCTGATGAAGAGAGCTGGGCAACAGCTGCTGGATTAGATGTTCGGAATTTTCATTATGCCGTTGAACAGATGCGGGCCTATACCTTGATTCAACCAGAGCGTATAGAAGGGGATTTGCAATATTTGGGACATCAAACGGTTGTAGCATACGGCGAACAACATTTGTCCGAGAATCAGGAATTTGAAAAGGAAGCGCGCAGTCGATGGGGCAGGTATTATGTTGAATATTTGGAAACCCATTTAAAACGAAAGCAGCTAAATTCTGAGTATTGGAGTTACTTGCTTGGACGTGATTTGGATCAAATGAAAAAAGAGTGGCCGAACATACTTAAGGTCATAAAGTGGGCAAGCCAAACTGGAGAAAAGGAGCTATTAATTGAACTGGTAACGCGCGTCAGTCATTTTTTAAGCCGGGTTAACTTGCCATTACGAATCGAATATGGAATGAAAGCTGCTGAATGTGCCAATCAATTAGAAAACCATCCGCTTGAGGCATTATTTCGAATAGATACTGCGGGTTGGGCCCTTATGGAAGTCAATGATTTGGATGGAGCGCTCCAGCAAATCGAAACAGGGCTTAAGGTCCTGGAGGGATTAACTACTGATCATAAGGATGTAAACGATTTAAAGGTTTGGGGACTTGCCTTAAAAGCGAGACTTTATTTAAAAGCAAGCTGCCTTAAGAAAGCAGAAGCCATTTTAGAAGAAATCATAGATACTCCTGCTTCGCCCCTTATCCAACATAGAGTTTTATTAGTTCGGGGGGACCTATGCTTTCTGCGTAGAAATTATGAAGAGGCAATTCAATTATACAAAACAGCCAATGAAATAAGCAAAATCTATGGCGGTGAAAAAACGATAGAAGCCTATTTTAATCTAGGTGTCGCTTATGTTCATTGTGATGAATTCGAGGAGGCGGTATCATCTTTTCATAATATTCTCTATGACAAAAATAAGGCGAATCAGATTGAGTTAATTTATTATCATTATGGGATGGCCCAATTGTTATCCCGCAAAAGGGACCATGCAAAAGCACTGCAATCAATTGAAAAGGCTATCAACCTTATTGATTCATGGGAACCAACCATAAGTATTCGAAAAGAAGTTGAACGGTTTAGTAAGTTAATCAAGGAATTGTAA